A window of the Brassica oleracea var. oleracea cultivar TO1000 chromosome C1, BOL, whole genome shotgun sequence genome harbors these coding sequences:
- the LOC106306656 gene encoding cysteine-rich receptor-like protein kinase 24 isoform X3 yields the protein MDDLLVVFWIVLLTSVLVSADICFERSGFFTPNDTYDLNRRLMLSSLPSNVTANDGFYTTSTGQDPNRTYGLGMCVPGTDARSCSDCIISSSARLLRNCTNQTEGIDWRMDRTLCLVRYSNRSYYGSLGMEILRSENYTRDVQANMTDLEITWEALMIGLIDQASSLSYAAGIRKLESSISHVYSVVQCSKDVSLENCTHCLQENVIEYRSCCRGRQGGIISRPSCFIRWEVYPFLDLFDNIAPEKDGKKISTGTIVAIVVVPVVLLALGYALWERREAFKAFTTDTGDDITTSGSLQFEFKAIEAATSNFHNTNKLGHGGFGEVYKGTLPNGTYVAVKRLSKLSGQGEEEFKNEVFLVAKLQHKNLVRLLGFSVKGEEKILVYEFLPNKSLDHFLFDPKKSSQLDWTRRYNIIEGITRGILYLHQDSRLTIIHRDLKAGNILLDEDLNPKIADFGVARNFSVDQTEATTGRVVGTFGYMPPEYVTSGQFSTKSDVYSFGVLVLEIICGKKNSSFNEPDGSISNLVTYVWRLWNNDSLLEMIDPAMEENYDRCEVIRCIHIGLLCVQENHADRPTMSTIFRTLTNASITLHMPQPPGFVFKVRSKSNPLEERSQFGPSTSISITCVSPR from the exons ATGGACGACTTGTTAGTCGTCTTCTGGATTGTCCTCTTAACCTCTGTTCTTGTTTCTGCAGATATATGCTTTGAAAGATCTGGTTTTTTCACACCCAATGATACTTATGACTTAAACCGCCGACTCATGCTCTCTTCTCTTCCTTCTAACGTCACTGCTAATGACGGCTTCTACACAACATCGACCGGACAAGATCCCAACAGAACGTACGGTCTAGGGATGTGTGTCCCAGGTACTGATGCACGATCTTGCTCTGACTGTATCATCTCTTCATCTGCTAGATTGTTACGGAATTGTACTAACCAGACGGAAGGTATAGACTGGAGGATGGACAGGACACTCTGTCTTGTACGTTACTCGAACCGCTCATATTACGGGTCGCTTGGTATGGAGATTCTACGGAGTGAGAACTATACAAGAGATGTTCAGGCTAACATGACAGATCTAGAGATTACATGGGAGGCTTTGATGATTGGTTTGATAGATCAAGCTTCCTCTTTGTCCTACGCAGCCGGAATAAGAAAGCTTGAGTCGTCTATCTCCCACGTTTACAGTGTTGTGCAGTGCAGTAAAGACGTATCTCTAGAAAACTGCACTCATTGTCTTCAAGAGAACGTGATTGAGTATAGGTCTTGTTGCCGTGGGAGACAAGGAGGCATTATTTCTAGGCCGAGCTGTTTCATTCGGTGGGAGGTTTATCCGTTCTTGGACCTTTTCGATAATATTGCTCCTGAGAAAG ATGGTAAAAAGATTTCTACGGGAACTATTGTGGCGATTGTCGTTGTTCCCGTTGTATTGCTTGCTCTAGGATATGCTCTTTGGGAGAGAAGAGAAGCATTCAAAGCATTTACAACCGATA CTGGGGATGATATTACAACTTCAGGTTCACTTCAATTCGAGTTTAAAGCAATTGAAGCTGCCACAAGTAATTTTCATAATACTAACAAGCTTGGTCATGGTGGATTTGGTGAAGTTTACAAG GGAACGTTACCGAATGGAACATATGTTGCTGTGAAGAGGCTGTCTAAATTGTCAGGACAAGGTGAAGAAGAGTTTAAGAACGAGGTGTTTCTTGTAGCAAAGCTTCAACATAAGAATCTTGTTAGGCTTCTTGGGTTTTCTGTCAAAGGAGAAGAAAAGATATTAGTCTACGAGTTTTTGCCTAACAAAAGTCTCGATCATTTCCTTTTTG ACCCTAAGAAGAGTAGTCAACTGGATTGGACAAGACGATACAACATTATTGAGGGAATTACTCGTGGGATTTTGTATCTTCATCAAGATTCGCGGCTCACCATTATACACCGTGACCTCAAAGCGGGTAACATTCTCTTAGATGAAGATTTGAATCCGAAGATTGCAGATTTTGGAGTGGCTAGAAATTTCAGTGTGGACCAAACTGAAGCTACCACAGGAAGAGTGGTTGGAACATT CGGTTACATGCCACCCGAGTACGTGACAAGTGGACAGTTCTCCACAAAATCTGATGTGTATAGCTTTGGAGTATTGGTTCTGGAGATTATTTGTGGAAAAAAGAATAGTAGCTTCAATGAGCCAGACGGCTCAATAAGCAACTTGGTCACATAT GTGTGGAGGCTTTGGAACAATGACTCATTGCTGGAAATGATAGACCCGGCCATGGAGGAGAATTATGACAGATGTGAAGTCATAAGGTGCATCCACATCGGACTGTTATGTGTTCAAGAAAATCATGCGGATCGCCCAACCATGTCTACAATCTTTCGTACGCTCACTAATGCTTCTATTACTTTGCATATGCCTCAACCACCTGGATTTGTCTTCAAGGTCAGATCCAAGTCAAACCCATTAGAGGAGAGATCGCAGTTTGGTCCGTCTACTAGTATATCGATTACGTGTGTTAGTCCTCGTTAA
- the LOC106306656 gene encoding cysteine-rich receptor-like protein kinase 24 isoform X2 — MDDLLFVVFWIVPLCSVLVSADICFERSGFFTPNGNYDLNRRLMLASLPSLVTANDGFYTTSTGQEPNRVYGLGMCPTGSDTRSCSDCIISSSARLLRNCTNQMEGIDWRMDRTLCLVRYSNRSFYGSLGMEILRSENYTRIFQDDMTDLDDEWEALMISLIDQASTLYYAAGRQKLESSISHVYGVVQCSRDLSLENCTHCLQQDVIEYRSCCRGRQGGIISRPSCFIRWEVYPFLALFDNIPPLDKDGKKISKGTIVAIVVAPVVLIALGFALWRRRKAYKAFTSDSGDDITTSGSLQFEFKAIEAATSNFHNTNKLGHGGFGEVYKGTLPNGTYVAVKRLSKLSGQGEEEFKNEVFLVAKLQHKNLVRLLGFSVKGEEKILVYEFLPNKSLDHFLFDPKKSSQLDWTRRYNIIEGITRGILYLHQDSRLTIIHRDLKAGNILLDEDLNPKIADFGVARNFSVDQTEATTGRVVGTFGYMPPEYVTSGQFSTKSDVYSFGVLVLEIICGKKNSSFNEPDGSISNLVTYVWRLWNNDSLLEMIDPAMEENYDRCEVIRCIHIGLLCVQENHADRPTMSTIFRTLTNASITLHMPQPPGFVFKVRSKSNPLEERSQFGPSTSISITCVSPR; from the exons ATGGACGACTTGTTGTTCGTCGTCTTCTGGATTGTCCCCTTATGTTCTGTTCTTGTTTCTGCAGACATATGCTTTGAAAGATCTGGTTTTTTCACACCCAACGGTAATTACGACTTAAACCGCCGACTCATGCTCGCTTCTCTTCCTTCCCTCGTCACAGCTAATGACGGCTTCTACACGACTTCGACTGGACAAGAACCCAACAGAGTGTACGGTCTAGGGATGTGTCCAACTGGTTCTGACACTCGATCTTGCTCTGACTGTATCATCTCTTCGTCTGCTAGATTGTTACGGAACTGTACTAACCAGATGGAAGGTATAGATTGGAGGATGGACAGAACACTCTGTCTTGTACGCTACTCAAACCGCTCGTTTTACGGGTCGCTCGGTATGGAAATTCTCCGGAGTGAGAACTATACAAGAATTTTTCAAGATGACATGACGGATCTTGACGATGAATGGGAGGCTTTGATGATTAGTTTGATAGATCAAGCTTCCACTTTGTACTACGCAGCCGGAAGGCAGAAGCTTGAGTCGTCTATCTCCCACGTTTACGGTGTTGTGCAGTGTAGTAGAGACTTGTCTCTTGAAAACTGCACTCATTGTCTGCAACAGGACGTGATTGAGTATAGGTCTTGTTGCCGTGGGAGACAAGGAGGTATTATTTCTAGGCCGAGCTGTTTCATTCGGTGGGAGGTTTATCCGTTCTTGGCACTTTTCGATAACATTCCTCCTCTTGATAAAG ATGGCAAAAAGATTTCTAAGGGAACTATTGTGGCAATTGTCGTTGCTCCCGTCGTTCTGATTGCTCTTGGATTTGCTCTTTGGAGGAGGAGAAAAGCATACAAAGCATTTACAAGTGATT CTGGGGATGATATTACAACTTCAGGTTCACTTCAATTCGAGTTTAAAGCAATTGAAGCTGCCACAAGTAATTTTCATAATACTAACAAGCTTGGTCATGGTGGATTTGGTGAAGTTTACAAG GGAACGTTACCGAATGGAACATATGTTGCTGTGAAGAGGCTGTCTAAATTGTCAGGACAAGGTGAAGAAGAGTTTAAGAACGAGGTGTTTCTTGTAGCAAAGCTTCAACATAAGAATCTTGTTAGGCTTCTTGGGTTTTCTGTCAAAGGAGAAGAAAAGATATTAGTCTACGAGTTTTTGCCTAACAAAAGTCTCGATCATTTCCTTTTTG ACCCTAAGAAGAGTAGTCAACTGGATTGGACAAGACGATACAACATTATTGAGGGAATTACTCGTGGGATTTTGTATCTTCATCAAGATTCGCGGCTCACCATTATACACCGTGACCTCAAAGCGGGTAACATTCTCTTAGATGAAGATTTGAATCCGAAGATTGCAGATTTTGGAGTGGCTAGAAATTTCAGTGTGGACCAAACTGAAGCTACCACAGGAAGAGTGGTTGGAACATT CGGTTACATGCCACCCGAGTACGTGACAAGTGGACAGTTCTCCACAAAATCTGATGTGTATAGCTTTGGAGTATTGGTTCTGGAGATTATTTGTGGAAAAAAGAATAGTAGCTTCAATGAGCCAGACGGCTCAATAAGCAACTTGGTCACATAT GTGTGGAGGCTTTGGAACAATGACTCATTGCTGGAAATGATAGACCCGGCCATGGAGGAGAATTATGACAGATGTGAAGTCATAAGGTGCATCCACATCGGACTGTTATGTGTTCAAGAAAATCATGCGGATCGCCCAACCATGTCTACAATCTTTCGTACGCTCACTAATGCTTCTATTACTTTGCATATGCCTCAACCACCTGGATTTGTCTTCAAGGTCAGATCCAAGTCAAACCCATTAGAGGAGAGATCGCAGTTTGGTCCGTCTACTAGTATATCGATTACGTGTGTTAGTCCTCGTTAA
- the LOC106306656 gene encoding cysteine-rich receptor-like protein kinase 24 isoform X1, with product MDDLLFVVFWIVPLCSVLVSADICFERSGFFTPNGNYDLNRRLMLASLPSLVTANDGFYTTSTGQEPNRVYGLGMCPTGSDTRSCSDCIISSSARLLRNCTNQMEGIDWRMDRTLCLVRYSNRSFYGSLGMEILRSENYTRIFQDDMTDLDDEWEALMISLIDQASTLYYAAGRQKLESSISHVYGVVQCSRDLSLENCTHCLQQDVIEYRSCCRGRQGGIISRPSCFIRWEVYPFLALFDNIPPLDKDGKKISKGTIVAIVVAPVVLIALGFALWRRRKAYKAFTSDSGGDITTSGSLQFEFKAIEAATSNFHSNNKLGHGGFGEVYKGTLPNGAQVAVKRLSKKSGQGEEEFKNEVFLVAKLQHKNLVRLLGFSVKGEEKILVYEFLPNKSLDHFLFDPKKSSQLDWTRRYNIIEGITRGILYLHQDSRLTIIHRDLKAGNILLDKDLNPKIADFGVARNFSVDQTEATTGRVVGTFGYMPPEYVTSGQFSTKSDVYSFGVLIMEIICGKKNSSFNETDGSISNLVTYVWRLWNNDSLLEMIDPAMEENYDRNEVFRCIHIALLCVQENPTDRPTMSTIFRMLTNTSITLHMPQPPGFVFRVRSKSNPLDERLQSGPSTSISITCVSPR from the exons ATGGACGACTTGTTGTTCGTCGTCTTCTGGATTGTCCCCTTATGTTCTGTTCTTGTTTCTGCAGACATATGCTTTGAAAGATCTGGTTTTTTCACACCCAACGGTAATTACGACTTAAACCGCCGACTCATGCTCGCTTCTCTTCCTTCCCTCGTCACAGCTAATGACGGCTTCTACACGACTTCGACTGGACAAGAACCCAACAGAGTGTACGGTCTAGGGATGTGTCCAACTGGTTCTGACACTCGATCTTGCTCTGACTGTATCATCTCTTCGTCTGCTAGATTGTTACGGAACTGTACTAACCAGATGGAAGGTATAGATTGGAGGATGGACAGAACACTCTGTCTTGTACGCTACTCAAACCGCTCGTTTTACGGGTCGCTCGGTATGGAAATTCTCCGGAGTGAGAACTATACAAGAATTTTTCAAGATGACATGACGGATCTTGACGATGAATGGGAGGCTTTGATGATTAGTTTGATAGATCAAGCTTCCACTTTGTACTACGCAGCCGGAAGGCAGAAGCTTGAGTCGTCTATCTCCCACGTTTACGGTGTTGTGCAGTGTAGTAGAGACTTGTCTCTTGAAAACTGCACTCATTGTCTGCAACAGGACGTGATTGAGTATAGGTCTTGTTGCCGTGGGAGACAAGGAGGTATTATTTCTAGGCCGAGCTGTTTCATTCGGTGGGAGGTTTATCCGTTCTTGGCACTTTTCGATAACATTCCTCCTCTTGATAAAG ATGGCAAAAAGATTTCTAAGGGAACTATTGTGGCAATTGTCGTTGCTCCCGTCGTTCTGATTGCTCTTGGATTTGCTCTTTGGAGGAGGAGAAAAGCATACAAAGCATTTACAAGTGATT CTGGGGGTGATATTACAACTTCAGGTTCACTACAATTCGAGTTTAAAGCAATTGAAGCTGCCACAAGTAATTTTCATAGTAATAACAAGCTTGGTCATGGTGGATTTGGTGAAGTTTACAAG GGAACGTTACCGAATGGAGCACAAGTTGCTGTGAAGAGGCTATCTAAAAAGTCAGGACAAGGTGAAGAAGAGTTCAAGAACGAGGTGTTTCTTGTAGCAAAGCTTCAACATAAGAATCTTGTTAGGCTTCTTGGGTTTTCTGTCAAAGGAGAAGAAAAGATATTAGTCTACGAGTTTTTGCCCAATAAAAGTCTCGATCACTTCCTTTTTG ACCCGAAGAAGAGTAGTCAACTGGATTGGACAAGACGATACAACATTATCGAGGGAATTACTCGTGGGATTTTGTATCTTCATCAAGATTCGCGGCTCACAATTATACACCGTGACCTCAAAGCGGGTAACATTCTCTTAGATAAAGATTTGAACCCGAAGATTGCAGATTTTGGTGTGGCTAGAAATTTTAGTGTGGACCAAACTGAAGCTACCACAGGAAGAGTAGTTGGAACATT CGGTTACATGCCTCCCGAGTATGTGACAAGTGGACAGTTCTCCACGAAATCAGATGTGTATAGCTTCGGAGTATTGATTATGGAGATTATTTGTGGAAAAAAGAATAGTAGCTTCAACGAGACAGACGGCTCAATAAGCAACTTGGTCACATAT GTATGGAGGCTTTGGAACAATGACTCATTGCTGGAAATGATAGACCCAGCCATGGAGGAGAATTATGACAGAAATGAAGTGTTTAGGTGCATCCACATTGCATTGTTATGTGTTCAAGAAAATCCTACAGATCGTCCAACCATGTCCACAATATTTCGTATGCTCACTAATACTTCAATTACTTTGCATATGCCCCAACCACCTGGATTTGTCTTCAGGGTCAGATCCAAGTCAAACCCATTAGATGAGAGATTGCAGTCTGGTCCGTCTACTAGTATATCGATTACGTGTGTTAGTCCCCGTTGA